Part of the Bacilli bacterium PM5-9 genome is shown below.
GTAAAAGCAAGAGAGGCAATGACAACAATCATTTCTCAACAAAGTGTTAGTAAAGAAGAAGATGATTTTATTGTTAATGATACTCATCACTTATTTAGTCCAATAGCAATGGTTGTCGTAACACAACTTATTTCATATTATGCTGCACTAGAAAAAGGATATGATATTGATAAACCAAGAAACCTAGCAAAATCTGTTACTGTTGAATAAAGATAGTAAGATAAAATTTTGTCTAAAAATAAAGGAGGATTTGCTTGAAAGCTTTAAATGAAATTACTAATAAGGTATTATTGCTCTTTTCATTGTTTTTTGTAATATTTGTAGTATCAAAACACATTTATGCAAATGATGAAGTGAATGTTCCATATAATACTATTTCAACTCAACAAAAACTTGATATTTTTTATTCAAAAGGTAATTCGAAAAAAAATCCAGTTGTAGTTTACTTACATGGTGGTAGTTATACAAATGGAAATAAAGGTGAATTTCAAAAAGAAAGTAGAGAACTTTTTAATCAAAATGGATATACTTATGTAGCCTTAGATTATCGTTTAAAAGATGAGGGATTGTTTCCAGCTGCAGTAGATGATGTTAAAACAGCTATTAGATTTTTAAAAGAAAATAAAAACAAATATAAAATAGATCCAAACAGAATATATATTATCGGACATTCTGCAGGAGCTAATTTGGGGTCTCTAGTTGCTTCAACAAGTGGTTTAGAAGCATTAGGTGATGAAGAAATATTATATGAAAAAAATAATAGTAAGATTGCTGGAATGATAGGTGTCGGTGGTTTTTATGATGTAGACAAGTTTCTTGCTAACAAGGAAAAAAATAATTCAAAAAAAGTTGTTAAAAAAATTAAATTGTATTATGAAACAAATAATACTTTAGATATTCTTAAAAGAAACAATATTAACTATGTTAAAAACATTTCAATTCCAATGTTATTGCAACATGGTG
Proteins encoded:
- a CDS encoding acetyl esterase/lipase (product_source=COG0657; cath_funfam=3.40.50.1820; cog=COG0657; pfam=PF07859; superfamily=53474; transmembrane_helix_parts=Inside_1_11,TMhelix_12_31,Outside_32_294) encodes the protein MKALNEITNKVLLLFSLFFVIFVVSKHIYANDEVNVPYNTISTQQKLDIFYSKGNSKKNPVVVYLHGGSYTNGNKGEFQKESRELFNQNGYTYVALDYRLKDEGLFPAAVDDVKTAIRFLKENKNKYKIDPNRIYIIGHSAGANLGSLVASTSGLEALGDEEILYEKNNSKIAGMIGVGGFYDVDKFLANKEKNNSKKVVKKIKLYYETNNTLDILKRNNINYVKNISIPMLLQHGELDRVVTKNETLNYCSMLKYRSNNENVKCQIIQDTRHVYSEFFKENNKKVIIDWLNNN